ttaaatgaatacatatatatatatatatataatatttgtatgaTCCGTTGTCATTCTCCATATAGTATTTCTATActctatttttatttcaacATGTTTCATTcttaaaaagaatataaaaaatatatatgtatttaaatatatatatatatatatatatatatatatgtaccTTCTTTTAACTTATCAAAAAGATtgtatatatgaaaaaaaataaaaataaataaattaacaaatattatatatttcatttataaaatatcttttttgtatgacatcttttttaaaaaccAAATAAAAACAATCTTATGCTCCATCTAGGGTTTgaacaacaaaaaaaaaaaaataaataataaaataataaataaaataaattaggaaacattaatatataaaggaaTATTAAAACCTACATAACATACACACgcatatataaatttattgGATAGTAggttatatataaactttaattttttatttctttaatttttttaatttttttttttttttttttttttttttttttttgaactgcattatatgtttaaaaatattttttataaacttattatatatatatatatatatatatatatccaaTTTTTAAATGTGTTACCATAATTTCAAATACTTcatgtattttatttcattttattattcttattatatactattgtaaatatttttttatatgaattaatacacatataaatggtaaacatattaaacatattgttataataaataaaatgttttaaaatatacatataattatttatataaaatatattttttctggtaaaaagatatagtatatatatatataatatatatttgtatatattatttttatatattatttttgtaagATAATGTATACTAAAAGATTTTCTAAGAACACGTATTATTTACCATACAAGTCCAAATGTTTAAGTAATGTAAATGGGAGTTTATTAAAAGAACCATATAATTTACATTACTTTTTATTAGGTACTAATAACCCTAGTTGTGAAAATGAAATACATTTGATTGAATACAATGATCAGTTTTTATCTGTCAGAAATATTGAAACATATCACTATGAGGGAGAATCAGAACATTTGGTATGTTTAGATATGTATGAAAATGAAgaccaaaaaaaaaaaataattttttgtacAGCAGGGTATGAAAAATGTAATGAACAAAAGatgaataataatgatatgaATTATAATGAATGTAATGAATATGATTACAGGAATGATGTGTGTTCATTATGGATGGGGGACATAGATAATTTagatgatgataataataatgataataataataataacaataatgataataacaatattgataataataataataatcataataatcattataataatattgataaaatGACTAATTATAAGAACCAAAAGAActatacaaaaaaaaaaaaaaaaaaattaacaaaaGTATTGGAATTGAAAAAAGGTAATAATGAAgattataaatacattaaCAAGATAGTCGTAAATGATTTTAACAAGGAATACAACAAAATATGCATtatagataaaaataattatagtATATTTGATAGGtcaaaaaatgatataaattttatgGTTTCAAAAAATGTTAATTATGAATTAATAGATGGAATATTTGATCCACACcatgaaaatattttaacGGTTATgagtaatataaaaatatatggaTATGATATAAGAAGTAAcatgaatattttttcaacTTATACTAATCATAAAGCAGATTTATCATCAATTGATTTTAATTCAAATATACCTAATATACTTTTAACATCATCTAATGAtggatatataaaattatggGATTTAAgatttttaaaagattCTTTTTTTACAACTAATATACATTCTCATTGGATTACATCTATACATTTTAATCATTTTCATgatgaattattattatcaacaAGTACTGATCATATGTTGAaattacataaaatatCATTACCAACATCTAATTTTCAAAATGACAATGTTAATtatgaattaataaaaacatatacTGATCATGAAGATTCAGTATATAAAGGATGTTGGAGCAAAACAGATGCTTGGGTTTTTTCATCTCTATCATATGATGGTAAATGTGTTGTGCATGGCGTGCCAATtgaacaaaaatataaaatactCTTATAACAAAGGAACCTAaacaatattaatatatatatatttatatattttatattttaatttctAATT
This region of Plasmodium gaboni strain SY75 chromosome 12, whole genome shotgun sequence genomic DNA includes:
- a CDS encoding hypothetical protein (conserved Plasmodium protein, unknown function), which gives rise to MYTKRFSKNTYYLPYKSKCLSNVNGSLLKEPYNLHYFLLGTNNPSCENEIHLIEYNDQFLSVRNIETYHYEGESEHLVCLDMYENEDQKKKIIFCTAGYEKCNEQKMNNNDMNYNECNEYDYRNDVCSLWMGDIDNLDDDNNNDNNNNNNNDNNNIDNNNNNHNNHYNNIDKMTNYKNQKNYTKKKKKKLTKVLELKKGNNEDYKYINKIVVNDFNKEYNKICIIDKNNYSIFDRSKNDINFMVSKNVNYELIDGIFDPHHENILTVMSNIKIYGYDIRSNMNIFSTYTNHKADLSSIDFNSNIPNILLTSSNDGYIKLWDLRFLKDSFFTTNIHSHWITSIHFNHFHDELLLSTSTDHMLKLHKISLPTSNFQNDNVNYELIKTYTDHEDSVYKGCWSKTDAWVFSSLSYDGKCVVHGVPIEQKYKILL